ACGACCATTTTAAACGACTTTTTAGTCACGGAAACTGGATAATTTTTGAAGAACTGTGAACTTTCCGTGACATTTTACCCTTTATTTCGCTATTCATGAAAAAAGTATTGATTATTGAAGACGACATCGAAATCATTCATTTGTTGGAAATACATTTGAAGGATTTAGGTTGTGAAGTGTCCTTTGCCACAAGAGGAGGTGACGGCCTTCATAAAGCTATTGAGGAAGTGCCGGATTTAATAATACTAGATATTATGCTTCCTGAAATGGATGGTCTTGAAGTGTGTCAGAAGATAAGGGCCAACAAGATAAAATCACCCATTATAATGCTCACTGCCCGCTCTGAGGAAATTGATAAAGTGTTAGGTTTGGAATTGGGTGCCGATGACTATTTAACCAAACCATTTAGTGTTCGGGAATTTATCGCAAGGGTTAAGGCTATTTTCAGAAGACAAAAAATGATTTCTAAAACCGAATTAAACAACTCAACTCAAAATATAATAAAATTCGGTAATCTATCAGTTAACATCGAAATGCGAAAGGTTGTTTTGAATGATACCAAAATAGAACTGTCACCAAAAGAATTTGAACTATTAGTGTTGTTGGCCTCCAACCCCGGTAAAAGTTATGATCGCGCCAAACTCTTGAACCTTATTTGGGGGTATGACTTTGAAGGATATGAACACACCGTAAACTCACATATAAACCGCCTTCGTTCTAAAATTGAACCAGACATGAGCAAGCCAAAATTTATTTTGACCACATGGGGGGTAGGATACAAATTCAATGAGGAATTATGAGTGACAATATACTCTCAAATAGGCTAATAAAAAGACTGGTATTCTCCTTTCTGGCCATTCTCGTTTTGGCAGGGGTAAGCTATACAATAGCCACCATCTACCTATCCAATAAGTACTTTTATGAAACTACCCAAAGACTGCATTCCAATTTGGCGCAAGACTTAATTGACGAGAAGTTTATTGACCAAAGCCCAATTGATAGTGCGGGAGTAGTGAACAAAGCTTTGTTCGGAGATATTATGCACGACATGATGGCGGTAAACAGAGCAATTGAGGTCTACTTACTAGATTTGGATGGGCGTATACAATACTCTGTAGTTCTTGACCATGATGCACCGGATACCAATCTAAAGAAAATAGACCTAGCTCCAATTAAAAAGTTTATTTCCTCTAAAGGTCAGAATTATATTCTTGGGGACGATCCAAAGAACTTGGACAACAAACAGGTCTTTTCCGCCGCTCATTTTGATAAGAATGGTAAAGAAGGTTACATCTATATTATATTGGCTGGAGAGGATTATCTGGCTACCAGAAATACGCTCTTTAATAGCTATGCCCTAAAACTGGGGTTGGGAACATCCCTCTTGACCCTTTTTTTTGCGGCAGTTCTG
This sequence is a window from Maribacter aestuarii. Protein-coding genes within it:
- a CDS encoding response regulator transcription factor, with translation MKKVLIIEDDIEIIHLLEIHLKDLGCEVSFATRGGDGLHKAIEEVPDLIILDIMLPEMDGLEVCQKIRANKIKSPIIMLTARSEEIDKVLGLELGADDYLTKPFSVREFIARVKAIFRRQKMISKTELNNSTQNIIKFGNLSVNIEMRKVVLNDTKIELSPKEFELLVLLASNPGKSYDRAKLLNLIWGYDFEGYEHTVNSHINRLRSKIEPDMSKPKFILTTWGVGYKFNEEL